The sequence below is a genomic window from Mesoplodon densirostris isolate mMesDen1 chromosome 12, mMesDen1 primary haplotype, whole genome shotgun sequence.
AATTACCTGGGCCATGCTCCATTTCATTTGTAATAAAGTGCAAGTGCTATAAAGACAAAAATCCAATTAGGAGGTTTGCATGTGTAGACATTGCCCTGCTGAACATACTAACTTTGTCAAATTAAAATAATCTCCCCAGTATTACATCTTTAAATCAATTTCTGTTATAATTTCCTTTTGCTCTCAGTTAATATGCATACTGTGAATACTGGACACAAAAGCATTCCATATATTCTCCCTTTTTGCTTCATGActttaacataaaatattattttctctgtgcTCCACATAAGACTTGGGGAAACTTGTCCATGAACACAGAGATCTTCAggatattatattttttcatttctcactTCAAGCATATCTCTAAACTGAAAACTTTAGATTAGATTGTTTATAGTCTAACCTTCATAGGAAAATATGAATCAAGAATtggaaccgggcttccctggtggcacagtggttgagagtccacctgccgatgcagggaacgcaggttcgtgccccggtccgggaggatcccgcatgccacggagcagctgggcccgtgggccatggccgctgggcctgcgcatccagagcctgtgctccgcaatgggggaggccgcagcagtgagaggcccgcgtaccacaaaaaaaaaaaaaaaaaaaaaaaaaaaagaattggaaccTATTGCCTTTTTTCATACTAATCTTTTTTATAGATAATTGACAGGAATAAAAAGTCAAGCAGTTTCCAGATACGACTCATGATATTCAGTTGGGTATGAAATAGATGAATTAAGGATGGATTTCACTTTCCTTCCCACATGGAACTAGGACCTACTCTGTAAAATAAAAAGCCTCATGAGAAATGTGACTGGCTAGTGTATTTCTGAGTAATAGTTTTAGGGAGGAACAGGATTTACCTATTAAAGAGTAGCTTTGGTCAATCCCAGGAGTCAGGCATTTGACTGATGCCCATGTGGCCTTCCATGACAAAAAATTTGCACTGACCACCAGGGAGTCAGCCAGACACTTtttcctgcagcctgtggaccaCAGACACGCAGATTGAGACAGAAACGCCCTGGCTGCCAGCACAAGTTCTCTTTGTTATCCAGCAGGAATACTCAGCCAAAATCGACAGTTTCTAACCTCCATCCCCCATCTCACATTTCCCCAGCAGGGCAATTCGCAGTTATTAACAGTGGAGAAATCTTAGTTTGATAGAgactccaaaaattaaaaacaagaaaataacttAATCAGTGGCATCTTAAGGGTAGAGACCAGGAGTGTTGGTTTCTATGTGTGTAGGTTAGGGTTTTGTAGTCACATGCCAAGAAAATGGGAAGTCGGAAGACaatcctagggacttccctggtggtccaggggtaaaGAGTCCACCTtttaatgcaggggacgctggttcgatccctggttgggggactaggatcccacatgttgcgggtggggggcaactaagcccgggcaccacaactaccgagccacGTACAGCAAACTAcggagcccatgcgccctggtgcccacgcaccctggagcccatacgccacaactagagagaagccctcatgccacaactaagaccaaatgcagccaatatatacataaaaaataaagtcaacatttaaaaaacaaaaacaaacaaaaagactatCCTATAGCTCTAAGCTAAAGGCGTGAGATGCTCCTGGATTATGAAACTGAATTTCAGGGATTGCTAACATCTTAGTTTTCACTGAGGGAAAAGAGGTATCTGGTGGTCtccatcaatttaaaaaacaccAGCAAAGTAAGCACTCTGGAACTAGGTCTCTGCAGAGAGAGACTGAGCTTCCATGCTAAGCCCCTCCCTGAGTGCTTCCTTCTGGAAGTCAGGAACCAGATAGGTCCAGGTGTCTTGATGTTCTTTCCAGCACATCTTGTACAAGGGAGACAGCATGCTGCAGTGGCTAAGAGCATGGATgaactttggaatcagacagcatGGATCCCTTTCATAGCACATACTAACCAGGTAACCTCAGGAAGTTTATCCAAACTTAATAATCTTAATTGTTTTccaactataaaatggaaatagtaatgCCTAACTGTAAGAGCTGTTGACAGAACCAACTGGGATGTCTTGTGCAAAGGAAATATCACCATGCTTACACTTAAGAAATACTCAAATGGCTGCTAGAGAGCAAGCATTTTTATATTGTGATGATCTTTGTACTCAttagaaagggagagaagaaatgagTCCTTCTACCTGAATGTCCTGAGTTGTAGCTCCTTTTCTTCCAGTCCCAAGCATCTTTCttggtttctttctgttttttttttttttgtgtggtacataggcctcttactgttgtggcctctcccgttgtggagcacaggctccgggcgtgcaggctcagcggccatggctcacaggcctagctgctccacggcatgtgggatcttcccggaccggggcacgaacccgtgtcccttgcatcggcaggcggactctcaaccactgcgccatcagggaagcccttgatttaTTTCTAACAATCAATTATACCATCTTGCAAGCTCGCAGATTTTTGTGAGTTGGCTTTCTTAATTTTATCCCATTTCTTTCTGATATATTTTCTGTGGAATGAATTCCGTGGTCAAggacctcatctgtaaaaggttTTCTAATTCTTTCAGAAGAACTGCTAGCTTCCTTCCCTGTGTTTCCACTAAGAGCAGGGTATTTACTTGACTGTGTTTGGTTGGTTGTCTGATTCTCTCCCTTGATACAcggaagctccttgagggcagaggccGTGGCTACTTGTCCTTATTGAACTCAAGAGTGTGAAAAACAGCTTTAAAGTATGCGCTTTGGGAAAACAAATACTGAGAATCATTCTGGCCAGCAATGTCATTTGGCATTTGAAGAGCCACTGGGGATGGAAAAGCACAGTCAGACATTCTGTGAGATTTTCTACCATAAATGTCACCGTGAAAAGTGACCACGCATTTGGGAGCTCCCAAGAGcattatatttgaaattatttgaagCAGCAGCTTAGGAGTGCTCTTTTAGGACTCATATCTGTTCTtgatattttgttgttcaaaGACTATGCAcaacagaatgtaaaatatcagGAAATGGTCTTTTAATCCTTTGCGTCcttacttttttctcttaaaaataatataaaagtatctttattctttaaatataattaactACTTAAGACTTCAACGATAATGACAATATGTTCTTTGTTCTATTTATAAAATTCTCAAGACACAGATAAAAGTTAATTCAAAACTCAgcttatatttctaaaatataagaaatatgaaAACTGAATAATTACGTGAGGTCAGTGCCATTAGTGACAGCAAGTTGAGTATTAATTCCCACTTGCTGGGTgtgtaaaaaatataacaaactttatctttttttttttttttttttttttttgtggtatgcgggcctctcactgttgtggcctcccccgttgcggagcacaggctccggacgcacaggctccggacgcgcaggctcagcggccatggctcacgggcccagccgctccgcggcatatgggatcctcccagaccggggcacgaacccgtatcccctgcatcggcaggcggactctcaaccacttgcaccaccagggaggccccaaactttATCTTTtgtaaaacatgtttttaaaatattattggtGACCTTGCCACTCAATTTAATAAACACTTTGTTTACATAAATGGGATTTGGGGggaaatgttaagaaaataaaatacaagtaaGCAAATCAAATAACTATTTCAGGAAAGGTATATGTCATCTCTTCAGGTTTAGAGAGGAAAGATCACTCTACTCTCAAATGCAGCCTCTTACCAATACAAAAGCAACATAATCATACTAATAGAGCAGGTAAATagttgaaaaaggagaagttagggGACCCACTGATTTCTCCATCTTATCCAACTACAACTTTTATGCAAAACTTTAAATGAACCTACAAAGCACATTccagattaaaataaaaactgaatttttaccAAAATGTATTCTACTATGACATAACAGAGGTGGAGCAAAATGTATCATTTGTCATTCTGAAGACTAATGATTTCCAAGTACATGaatgtttaaatacattttaacagaaataaaatttctgaaaattatcataaattttactgtatttaGAAGTACCTAACCAAGCCTCCTGTTAGAAACAAATAAATCAGTTGAAATATTTAGAGTGGAAATTTATACCCATTTCAGAGAAAATATCCTTACCTGCAATTCGACCTGTgatttctttcaaatttattgTGGGAAATTACATGCTTATCAGTCtagtttttcttcttgaaaacaAAGATTGACtttggaaaatttagaaaaattaattctAAGTATTTCCATGGTATCTAAAATTCAACTATGAAGCTATATTCAAACTAGCTTATAACATAATGCCTTCAACAACATTTCAGAAAGTATAACTTTATATTAAAAGTGCTATTTTGGCAACTTAAAAGATCTTTACAAGAACAAGAACaatgaatagaaaacagtaacaaatatggtagaCATTAATCCAAGggtatcaataatcactttaaaagtCAATGATCTAAATACAACAATTAAAAGGCAGAACTTGTCAgagtgaataaaaaaataaaactcaacaatatgttgtctacaagaaaccaaATTTAAGtataaagacacatataaattaaaaggaaagagatagagaaagatataccatgcaaacagtaatcaaaagaaaatgagaatatcCATATTAATTTCAGGCAGAGCAGACTTCATAACAGGGAAATCCATCAAGGGTAAAGagagcattacataatgataaagagtgAATACTTCAAGAAAATGTAACAATCCTTTGTGTATATGCACTTAACAACAAAAcatcaaaatacatgaggcaaaactGCAAGGAGATAGACGAATCCACTGTTACAGTTGGAGACTTTTAACACTCCTCTCTCAGAAATGGATGGATTCAGAGggcataaaatcagaaataacatAGTTAACAGAACTATCAAGCAATCAGATAGTATAGACATCTATAGACGACTTCatccaacagcagaatacacattcttctcaagctcacatagAATATTTAtcaagatagaccacattctgggccataaatcACACCTTACaacttaaaagaatgaaattctacaacatttcagaccacagtaaattaagctagaaatcaataacagaaagatagctggagAATCCCCAAATACTTAGAGATTAAAAAACATACTTAAAAATAACACATGGTTCAAAGGAGAAAtatcaagagaaatttaaaaatatcttgaacaaaatgaaagtaaaaatcaacttaccagggcttccctggtggtgcagtggttaagagtcctcctgccaatgcaggggacgcgggttcgtgccctggtccaggagagtcccgcatgctgtggagcagctgggcctgtgagccatggccgctgggcctgcatgtccggagcctgtgctctgcagcgggagaggccacagcagtgagaggcctatgtaccacaaaaaaaaaaaaaaaagaaagaaaaaaaaaatcaacttaccAAATTTGTTAGATGAAGTGAAGCACTTCcttcagagggaaatttatagcgtTGAATACATgcaataggaaaaaagaaagacctaaaatcaataatctaagtttctaccttaggaaactagaaaaagaagaaattaaatccaaattaagcaaaaaaacaaaataaacaaaaaatagtgcagaaatcaatgaaattgaaaacaaagaaatcattacataaaatgaacaacaaaaaagctaGTTCTTTGGAAAGAGCAATAAAACTGATAAGCCTATAGCCAGactgagaaaaaagaagacagaaatcatGTATATCAGACGTGAAAGAGGGAACAGCACTACAGATACCCTGGGCtttaaaaagataacaaagaGATGCTGTGACCAACTCTATGCCCACAATTTTACAACCTacatgaaatggaccaattccttgaatgACACGATCTGCTAAAACACACAAGAAGAAAGAGACAACCTGAATATACCTATTAAAGAAATTGGGTCAATAATTAATAATCTTctgaaacagaaagcaccaggccaaTAAGGGCTGAATGCTACtgctgaattctaccaaacatttcaggaagaaattataccaattttctacaatctcttccagaagatagaagcagagggaatacttctTAACTCATTTCATAAACCCAGcgttaccctaataccaaaaccagacaaagacattgcaagtaaagaaaactacagacaaatctctctcatgaacatagatgtaaaaacttcaacaaaatattagaaaatcaaatccaacaatgtattaaaaaaatgatacaccacaaaaaagtgagatttattccaggtatgcaaggctggttcaacattcaaaaatcagttaATGTAACATGTAATGTCAacaagctaaagaagaaaaattacatcaTCATattcatagatgcagaaaaaaaacttttaacaaaatccaacacccacccatgataaaaactctcagcaaattagGAACAGGGAGGAAGCTCCTCagcttgataaagaatatctacaaaacacCATCTACAAaaaacagctaacattatacttacgGCGAGAAACCCAAAGCTTCctcactaaggtcaggaacataGAAAgatgtcctctctcaccactgcttttcaacatcatactgaaaGTCCTAGCTAATATAGtaggacaagaaaaggaaataaaaagtacatagattggggaggaagaaataaaaccctttttttaaaatgcagatgttATAACCATCCATGTAGAACATCTGAAAGAatcaatgacaacaacaaaatcatggaactaataagcaattatagcaaggtgGCAAGATACAAAGCGAATATTCAAAAGTTAATCACTTTCTTATCTACCActaatgaacaagtggaatttgaaattaaaaacacattgcTCTTTCTCCCTCCGCCACCCGAGCACCAGCCGCGCTCTGAGCTGCCCCCGGGGTCCCTCCCCCGCCGTTAGAGGAgcagctgccgccgccgccagtAGCAAATTAGGAGGGAGGAAAGacggaaaggaggaaggaaggggagctGGAGCGACTACCAAGAGGGAGCCGGTGAATGGGCTTGTGGtgacccccgccccccaccccaccctccctacccacccgacccccaacccccatccccagTTAGAGCCGCCGCCCGAGAGGCTGGGCCGTCGTCCTAAGAGGAGTCGCCGCCACCACCTCCGCCATGGAGCTTATCACCATCCTCGAGAAGACCGTGTCTCCCGATCGGCTGGAATTGGAAGCGGCGCAGAAGTTCCTGGAGCGTGCGGCCGTGGAGAACCTGCCCACTTTCCTTGTGGAACTGTCCAGAGTGCTGGCAAATCCAGGAAACAGTCAGGTTGCCAGAGTTGCAGCTGGTCTACAAATCAAGAATTCTTTGACATCTAAAGATCCAGATATCAAGACACAGTACCAGCAGAGGTGGCTTGCTATTGATGCAAATGCTCGACGGGAAGTCAAAAATTATGTTTTGCAGACTCTGGGCACAGAGACTTACCGGCCCAGTTCTGCCTCGCAGTGTGTGGCTGGTATTGCTTGTGCAGAGATCCCAGTGAACCAATGGCCAGAACTCATTCCTCAGCTGGTGGCCAATGTCACAAACCCCAACAGCACAGAGCACATGAAAGAGTCGACATTGGAAGCTATTGGTTACATTTGCCAAGATATAGACCCAGAGCAactacaggataaatccaatgagaTTCTGACTGCCATAATCCAGGGGATGAGGAAAGAAGAGCCTAGTAATAATGTGAAGCTAGCGGCTATTAATGCACTCCTGAACTCACTGGAGTTCACTAAAGCAAACTTTGACAAAGAGTCCGAAAGGCACTTTATTATGCAGGTGGTCTGTGAAGCCACACAGTGCCCAGATACAAGGGTACGAGTGGCTGCCTTACAGAATCTGGTGAAGATAATGTCCTTATATTATCAGTACATGGAGACATACATGGGTCCTGCTCTCTTTGCAATCACAATTGAAGCAATGAAAAGTGACATTGATGAGGTGGCCCTACAAGGGATAGAATTCTGGTCCAATGTCTGTGATGAGGAAATGGACTTAGCCATTGAAGCTTCAGAGGCAGCAGAACAAGGACGGCCCCCTGAGCACACCAGCAAGTTTTATGCCAAGGGAGCACTACAGTACCTGGTTCCAATCCTCACACAGACACTAACTAAACAGGATGAAAATGATGATGACGACGACTGGAACCCCTGCAAAGTGGCTGGGGTGTGCCTCATGCTCCTGGCCACCTGCTGTGAAGATGACATTGTCCCGCATGTCCTCCCCTTCATCAAAGAACACATCAAGAACCCTGATTGGTGGTACCGGGATGCAGCAGTGATGGCTTTTGGCTGTATCTTGGAAGGACCAGAGCCCAATCAGCTCAAACCACTAGTTATACAGGCTATGCCCACCTTAATAGAATTAATGAAAGACCCCAGTGTAGTTGTTCGAGACACAACTGCATGGACTGTGGGCAGAATCTGTGAACTGCTTCCCGAAGATGCCATCAATGATGTCTACTTGACTCCCCTGCTGCAGTGTCTGATTGAGGGCCTCAGTGCTGAACCCAGAGTGGCTTCAAATGTGTGCTGGGCTTTCTCCAGCCTGGCTGAAGCTGCTTATGAAGCTGCAGATGTAGCTGATGATCAGGAAGAACCCGCTACCTATTGCTTATCTTCTTCTTTTGAACTCATAGTTCAGAAGCTCCTGGAGACCACAGACAGACCTGATGGACACCAGAACAACCTGAGTTCTGCATATGAATCTCTAATGGAAATTGTGAAAAACAGTGCCAAGGATTGTTACCCTGCAGTTCAGAAAACAACTCTAGTCATCATGGAACGACTACAACAGGTGCTCCAGATGGAGTCACATATCCAGAGCACATCGGATAGGATCCAGTTCAATGACCTTCAGTCTTTACTCTGCGCAACTCTTCAGAATGTTCTCCGGAAAGTGCAACATCAAGATGCTTTGCAGATCTCTGATGTGGTCATGGCTTCCCTGTTAAGGATGTTCCAAAGCACAGCTGGGTCTGGGGGAGTGCAAGAGGATGCCCTAATGGCAGTTAGCACACTGGTGGAAGTGTTGGGTGGTGAATTCTTAAAGTACATGGAGGCCTTTAAACCCTTCCTGGGCATTGGATTGAAAAATTATGCTGAGTACCAGGTTTCTTTGGCGGCTGTGGGCTTAGTGGGAGACTTATGCCATGCCCTGCAATCCAACATCTTACCTTTCTGTGATGAGGTGATGCAGCTCTTACTGGAGAACTTGGGGAATGAAAATGTCCACAGGTCTGTGAAGCCACAGATTCTGTCAGTGTTTGGTGATATTGCCCTTGCTATTGGtggagagtttaaaaaatatctagaggtTGTATTGAATACTCTTCAGCAGGCCTCCCAAGCCCAGGTGGACAAGTCAGACTATGACATGGTGGCTTATCTGAATGAGCTAAGGGAAGGCTGCTTGGAAGCCTATACTGGAATTGTCCAGGGATTGAAGGGAGACCAGGAGAACGTACACCCAGATGTGATGCTGGTACAACCCAGAGTAGAATTTATTCTGTCTTTCATTGACCACATTGCTGGAGATGAGGATCATATGGACGGAGTAGTAGCTTGTGCTGCTGGACTGATCGGGGACTTGTGTACAGCATTTGGGAAGGATGTACTGAAATTAGTAGAAGCTAGGCCAATGATCCATGAACTGTTAACTGAAGGATGGAGATCGAAGACTAACAAAGCAAAAACCCTTGCTACATGGGCAACAAAAgaactgaggaaactgaagaacCAAGCTTGATCTGTTACCATTGGGATGATAACCTGAGACCCCCACTGGAAATCTCCAATCTTTTGAAAAACCCGGAAGTGAGGAGTGTGCACGGATGCTGAATGTTTGGGAATGAGAGGATGAGTGAGTGAGGCTTGAAAACACACCACATTGAAAATCTTGCCACATCAGCAGCTGCAGCCATCAACAGCAGCGCTGTTAGTGAGCTAAGTAATCACTGACTTCGTAGAAAACCATAATGTCGGCCatcttggaaaagagaaaaatggtggatttacttaaaaaaagaaagccctcTCTTCCCAGGAGAGGCTAGAACTAGCTTTTCTGTCTTTTGGCCAGTGCCGAGTGGAATGACTAgtttgggggagaggaggagggactgGGTTCAGCTGTGGTGCTTTGTTGTAAAAGGCATCCTGGCCTTTGCTACTGATGAGAAAGATGGAGCCTGGGTCTCAAGCCCACCTTTGGTGTACCTTTGCCACGTGGTACTGGTACTGTATGCGTGCTGGCTGAAAGGAGGGTGAGGGATTCTTTACAGTCTGAgaatgagtgtgtgtgagtgaggcGGTATCCACATTCTCAACTTCAAGCCATTGCAGTTTCTTTTTCCCAAAAAAAGAGGTTAGGATGTTGCATTTCATGAAACTAACTGAAGTTCTGTCTACTGATGCAGCACAAGAGatacaagagaaaacaaaaggaaagacgctcttaggttttgttttttgggtttgttgttgtttttttttttaattctagggAAAACACTGACGAATGGTCAGAGCTCCCACCCTGATCTTTTCATCAAGGCGCCTTTCCTAATAATATGGTTCAACTGTGAATGtagaagtggggggggggggactcTGGAGTTAGaggatatagaaaaaataaaaatacaattgttACAAATAAAGAATGCAGACTTcgaaaacaaaagaaagccacaacccaaacaaaccaaaatttaAATGCTCATAATTGGCAGCACAAAAGAAAAGTTCTCTCCTGACATGTATCTTGGCAGTCTGAATGCCCCCAGAAAATTGTGCCAAAgagtttagaaaacaaacataccaTAAAAGTAAACACACAAAAACAGCAAATTTCAGGTAACTATTTTGGATTGCAAATAAGGataaatttaatgttttaaacaATCTGATAAAATGACCATTTGGAAACTGCTTGGCCTTCTGTTCTCTTTTATTTGATTGATTATAATGTGGTATTGGTCTCTTGCTGCACTTCAAAACCAAGTAATCAAAACaaaggaatatatatgtgtgtatatatatatacacatatatatatatgctagaactcttgtgatgaaaatggcacttgaAAAAGGTTATATTTTTCCACTGAAGTTGAAGATTAATAAAATGgtgtcaaaacaaaaaaaaaacattgctattTATATTAGCACTCAAAAAATACTGAGGTATATTTCTAATATATACAAGATCTATGTGAGGCAAACTACAAGGCTTAGAAGAAAGATGTCcaggaagaactaaataaatggagagatactcCATGTTCAGGGATAGAAAGCGAAtgttgtcaagatgtcagttcttacCATCTTGATCTGTAGATGCACCAGAATCCCagtcaaaattccagcaagttattttgtggatattgacaaactgattccaGAGTTTATATGGAGAGTCAAAAGACAAACAATTGCCAACTCAGTACTGAAGGAGAAGAATCAGAGAACTGACACTACCCAACTtgaagacttattataaagctacaaagATCATtagcaaaagaataaacaaacagatcaatggaacagaatgtaaAGCCCAGAAGCAGACtaccataaatatagtcaactgatctttgacaaaggagcaaggatggtcttttcaaaaaatgtatgCTGGAACAGctggacaactacatgcaaaaaaaagaatctagacacagaccttacatctttcacaaaaattaactcaaaatggataataaATCTAAGTTTAAAATGTAGAactttaaaactcctagaagacaatataaaagaaaattgaggTGACCTTGAGTATGGTAATGAGTTTTTACAGATAGAACACCAAACACACAATCCATGAGAGAAGAAACTGGTAAgttaaacttcattaaaatttaaaccaaaaaaaaccacacaagaCATTTTTCAGTAAGTGACTGGATAAATAAACTTTGGTACAtctagacaatgaaatattacttagcACTAAAAAGTAATGAGTTATCAAGCCAAGAAAAGACACAGGGGAAACCTCAATGTATATATTAGTGAAAGAaatcaatctgaaaagactacattcTGTAGGATTCTAACtttataacattctggaaaaggcaaaatgatgGAGACAGCAAAAGGATTAGTGGCTGTGGAGGGATAAATGGGGGGAGAGAGGAATGAACAGGTAGAGTACAGAGGAATTTTAGGCAGTGAAACAATTCCGTATGACAGTGGATACGTGTCATTATACGtgtgtcaaaacccatagaatgcacaccaccaagagtgaatctAATATATACTATaaactttgggtgataatgagatgccagtgtaggttcatcaattgtgaAAAGGGTACCACTGTGGTTCAGGATGTTGACAGTGGGGGCAGAGGGTATAAGGGAACTCTATGTACTTTCTGTTCATTTTGCTTTACCCTAAAACTGGACTAAAACACGAAGTTTATTAATTCAAAAAATCTTTAAGTAACAATACCACTTATTCTCTGTAGACTAGTAGTTAAGAATTTGAAATGTTATCAAAACAACTGTGGCAAAATTGAAAATAATGACTTTATTATATGTATACAAAATTGCTATTTATCATATAAGATGTGAAAaatttttgttcatctttctcttcctctaaATAATGTGCAGATTTTGTTATTCGTGGACCATTGATAACTGTAAAATTGCTCTCTAGAGCTGCATATCTCACACTTATTTGAtccaaaaactatttttaaattat
It includes:
- the LOC132500263 gene encoding importin subunit beta-1-like; its protein translation is MELITILEKTVSPDRLELEAAQKFLERAAVENLPTFLVELSRVLANPGNSQVARVAAGLQIKNSLTSKDPDIKTQYQQRWLAIDANARREVKNYVLQTLGTETYRPSSASQCVAGIACAEIPVNQWPELIPQLVANVTNPNSTEHMKESTLEAIGYICQDIDPEQLQDKSNEILTAIIQGMRKEEPSNNVKLAAINALLNSLEFTKANFDKESERHFIMQVVCEATQCPDTRVRVAALQNLVKIMSLYYQYMETYMGPALFAITIEAMKSDIDEVALQGIEFWSNVCDEEMDLAIEASEAAEQGRPPEHTSKFYAKGALQYLVPILTQTLTKQDENDDDDDWNPCKVAGVCLMLLATCCEDDIVPHVLPFIKEHIKNPDWWYRDAAVMAFGCILEGPEPNQLKPLVIQAMPTLIELMKDPSVVVRDTTAWTVGRICELLPEDAINDVYLTPLLQCLIEGLSAEPRVASNVCWAFSSLAEAAYEAADVADDQEEPATYCLSSSFELIVQKLLETTDRPDGHQNNLSSAYESLMEIVKNSAKDCYPAVQKTTLVIMERLQQVLQMESHIQSTSDRIQFNDLQSLLCATLQNVLRKVQHQDALQISDVVMASLLRMFQSTAGSGGVQEDALMAVSTLVEVLGGEFLKYMEAFKPFLGIGLKNYAEYQVSLAAVGLVGDLCHALQSNILPFCDEVMQLLLENLGNENVHRSVKPQILSVFGDIALAIGGEFKKYLEVVLNTLQQASQAQVDKSDYDMVAYLNELREGCLEAYTGIVQGLKGDQENVHPDVMLVQPRVEFILSFIDHIAGDEDHMDGVVACAAGLIGDLCTAFGKDVLKLVEARPMIHELLTEGWRSKTNKAKTLATWATKELRKLKNQA